The Haloplanus salinarum genome includes a region encoding these proteins:
- a CDS encoding DUF7346 family protein — MRSVRDDEGNRYLLVKRSAESSLVRDPATGTERYLPNADLHADAETEPLRTAAEGIPTPARRVLTAVPNDRALGLLVELVDRGPVAARTLLDAYDLCESDLHGLLAEFRAAGLVAGTQVAGERGYEATETTREAVRTLRGTE, encoded by the coding sequence ATGCGAAGCGTCCGGGACGACGAGGGCAACCGGTACCTGCTCGTGAAGCGATCGGCGGAGTCGAGTCTCGTCCGCGATCCGGCGACGGGCACCGAGCGCTACCTGCCCAACGCCGATCTACACGCCGACGCCGAAACCGAGCCACTCCGGACCGCCGCCGAGGGGATCCCCACGCCGGCCCGGCGCGTCCTCACCGCGGTGCCGAACGACCGGGCGCTCGGCCTCCTCGTCGAACTCGTGGACCGCGGCCCCGTCGCCGCCCGGACGCTCCTCGACGCCTACGACCTCTGTGAGAGCGACCTTCACGGTCTGCTCGCCGAGTTCCGGGCGGCCGGGCTGGTCGCCGGGACGCAGGTCGCCGGCGAGCGCGGCTACGAGGCGACCGAGACGACCCGCGAGGCGGTGCGGACCCTCCGCGGGACGGAGTGA
- a CDS encoding DUF7322 domain-containing protein: protein MPSDPWGDDDAWDDDAEKAPAELRAEDLGPDPPTAPTAPTPDVDPSDIDPEVRGLFWRSVLMANVAVFCLAFAPMLVGFRGEWRTGLVLVLIGAVAGLRVYHHYRTFRRRSDDDDGTDADEHNP, encoded by the coding sequence GTGCCGTCCGATCCGTGGGGCGACGACGACGCGTGGGACGACGACGCCGAGAAAGCGCCCGCCGAGCTGCGTGCGGAGGACCTCGGCCCCGATCCACCGACCGCGCCGACCGCTCCGACCCCGGACGTCGATCCGAGCGACATCGACCCCGAGGTTCGGGGACTGTTCTGGCGGAGCGTCCTCATGGCCAACGTGGCGGTGTTCTGTCTCGCCTTCGCCCCCATGCTCGTTGGGTTCCGGGGAGAGTGGCGGACCGGCCTCGTCCTCGTCCTGATCGGCGCCGTGGCCGGACTGCGCGTCTATCACCACTATCGGACCTTCCGGCGACGGAGCGACGACGACGACGGGACGGACGCCGACGAACACAACCCCTAA
- a CDS encoding DUF7331 family protein, translating to MSDHVDAGRWDSADERRPDHDGIDTVEAYEVEDGTVLYDAENPLAWVESSTAVPIYELA from the coding sequence ATGTCCGACCACGTCGACGCAGGCCGGTGGGACAGTGCGGACGAACGCCGTCCGGATCACGACGGGATCGACACCGTCGAGGCGTACGAGGTCGAGGACGGAACGGTACTGTACGACGCGGAGAACCCGCTCGCGTGGGTGGAGTCGTCGACGGCGGTGCCCATCTACGAACTCGCCTGA
- a CDS encoding DNA polymerase domain-containing protein: MEQAELTGSWGADDADRPEAEAMAVAGDVSQSVTEVVDAADLKFPDPEGAVDLAVTQVDYTVEGQGADEYPVVHVFGRTPDGDAEHVRVLGFEPYFYAPTASLDDDDLDRDVITRTETGYESIRGEDLTKICTRTPRDVGAIRDEFDHYEADILFPNRLLIDKDIGSGVRVPVRRLESGAIQVPHDELEPVDVPTDLRVNTFDIEVDDRSGFPEDGEEAIVCLTSHDSRRDEYVAWLYEAPVGSGVAPAALDDYDGLEDDVTAEIRAFESEAAMLDAFLGYIEETNPDVLTGWNFEDFDAPYLIDRLETLGKRPDVDHDLNPDRLSRIGEVWRSDWGGPTIKGRAVFDLLYAYKRTQFTELESYRLDAVGEMELGAGKERYPGDIGDLWEDDPERLLEYNLRDVELCVELDRKRDIISFWDEVRTFVGCKLEDAPTPGDAVDVYVLHKVHGDFALPSKGRADAEDYEGGAVFDPITGIKENVSVLDLKCFSADTDVLTPDGERNIAELEVGDPIYTLNPDTFECEVNPVEETHQYENRFGELHHLSGNTHDLKVTENHRFLYSKERGWDDQRPSDFTFDEYREIPENERFAFPQHEPMDGRSPETFDLIDEVEGGQVVVYTDDDLRSFRATLPEDVTTSMELVHGSSSTMGIQKAVGKYLIPVETYRTHRSLVDRHADEVFLKYGKQHCETPLSFEMDDWLALVGWFVTEGSVDHAGGRITIHQEGRTEREAIRDLLDRLGIDHNVDERGINVSNRYLLEWFADNCGEGYTDKQLPEWVFDLDGELLSRLLDTMIRGDGRYTDSGLAKFWTKSDELKAGIVDVAVRCGHKPTVSKQADGTWYVSAGKRGSFKKATNATVEDHDGDVYCVTAADNHVVLAGRNGNYQWVGQSLYPMCMVTINASPETKVDPEDYDDDTYHAPNGTHFRKEPDGVIREMVDELLEEREQKKAERNDHDPDSQAYEQYDRQQQAVKVIMNCFTSDTDVLTPDGVRNIRDLEVGDEVYSLDPETLRMEVKPVTETHAYPNYRGDLVDIETSKIDFSVTPNHRMLVRKDDTNGESWEDFRFVEAGDLNESSHYELPHGWEGPDGGRLETVDLTELLDGDYEVWANNDVHGHTLAAEVGHYPDKMEKQGSDGTGYVFSATEFEEHREYLNECCSEFYVHAERGRKWIPRFYDGDDFLELLAWYVTEGSVYTSEDKQFGEQFRGSATTIKLAQEAVADGGEGDGHTAIGELLDRLSFDYYVDDRSYQVTSRLLGRWLEDTCGKNSFEKRIPEFVFEASREQKERFLDTLIAGDGDRQVNSWRYTTSSERLRDDVLRLCAHVGLTASYNRDSGSWRIYCTEDAKNSFRMHRSGGQSTADDGAYCVTVADNNTLLAGRNGRFQFVGQSLYGVLGWDRFRLYDREMGAAVTATGRDVIEHTQSAANDVGYEVAYGDTDSVMLELGEDVESEDVPDEVREAHPEMSESELRQVAGAIETGYELEESINDSYDEFALEELNAHEHRFQIEFEKLYRRFFQAGKKKRYAGHIVWKEGKHVDDIDITGFEYKRSDIAPITKEVQRRVIEMIVTGEDVDDVEEYVHDVIEDFEAGNVDLDDVGIPGGIGKRLTAYDTDTAQVRGAKYANHLLGTNFQRGSKPKRLYLKKVHPEFFRRLEADEGFDPQTDPLYGEFKRDPDVICFEYADQIPDAFEVDWDKMLEKTLKGPIARVIEALGLSWDEVKSGQRQTGLGQF, from the coding sequence ATGGAACAGGCGGAGCTTACGGGCTCTTGGGGAGCCGACGACGCCGACAGGCCCGAGGCGGAGGCGATGGCCGTCGCCGGCGACGTCAGCCAGTCGGTCACCGAAGTCGTCGACGCGGCGGACCTGAAGTTTCCGGACCCCGAGGGGGCGGTCGACCTCGCGGTCACCCAGGTCGACTACACGGTCGAGGGACAAGGTGCCGACGAGTACCCCGTGGTGCACGTGTTCGGCCGGACGCCGGACGGCGACGCCGAACACGTCCGCGTCCTCGGGTTCGAGCCGTACTTCTACGCGCCGACGGCGAGCCTCGACGACGACGACCTTGACCGCGACGTGATCACGCGCACGGAGACGGGTTACGAGAGCATCCGTGGCGAGGACCTGACGAAGATCTGTACCCGGACGCCCCGCGACGTGGGGGCGATCCGCGACGAGTTCGACCACTACGAGGCGGACATCCTCTTTCCCAACCGGCTGTTGATCGACAAGGACATCGGGAGCGGGGTTCGCGTCCCCGTCCGCCGGCTGGAGAGCGGGGCGATCCAGGTGCCACACGACGAACTCGAACCCGTCGACGTCCCCACGGATCTGCGGGTGAACACCTTCGACATCGAGGTGGACGACCGCTCCGGGTTCCCCGAGGACGGGGAGGAGGCCATCGTCTGTCTCACGAGTCACGACTCCCGCCGCGACGAGTACGTCGCGTGGCTGTACGAGGCACCGGTGGGGTCGGGCGTGGCCCCCGCGGCGCTGGACGACTACGACGGTCTGGAGGACGACGTGACCGCCGAGATCAGGGCCTTCGAGTCCGAGGCGGCGATGCTCGATGCCTTCCTCGGCTACATCGAGGAGACGAACCCGGACGTGCTCACGGGGTGGAACTTCGAGGACTTCGACGCCCCCTACCTCATCGACCGGCTGGAGACGCTGGGCAAGCGACCGGACGTGGACCACGACCTGAACCCCGACCGCCTCTCGCGGATCGGCGAGGTGTGGCGAAGCGACTGGGGCGGCCCCACGATCAAGGGACGGGCCGTCTTCGACCTGCTCTACGCCTACAAGCGGACCCAGTTCACCGAACTGGAGTCCTACCGGCTGGACGCAGTCGGCGAGATGGAACTGGGCGCGGGCAAGGAACGCTATCCGGGCGACATCGGCGACCTCTGGGAGGACGACCCCGAGCGACTGCTGGAGTACAACCTCCGGGACGTGGAACTCTGTGTCGAACTCGACCGCAAGCGCGACATCATCTCCTTCTGGGACGAGGTGCGGACGTTCGTCGGCTGTAAGTTGGAGGACGCGCCGACGCCGGGCGACGCCGTCGACGTCTACGTCCTCCACAAGGTCCACGGCGACTTCGCGCTCCCCTCGAAGGGGCGAGCCGACGCCGAGGACTACGAGGGCGGTGCCGTCTTCGACCCGATCACGGGGATCAAGGAGAACGTCAGCGTACTGGACTTGAAATGTTTCAGTGCGGATACGGACGTCCTGACTCCGGACGGTGAGCGAAACATCGCCGAACTGGAGGTCGGCGATCCGATATACACGCTGAATCCGGACACGTTTGAGTGTGAGGTCAACCCCGTCGAGGAAACCCACCAGTACGAGAACCGGTTCGGTGAGCTCCACCACCTCTCGGGCAACACCCACGATCTGAAAGTCACCGAGAACCACCGGTTCCTCTACTCGAAAGAGCGCGGCTGGGACGACCAGCGGCCGTCCGACTTCACCTTCGACGAGTACCGAGAGATCCCGGAGAACGAACGGTTCGCGTTCCCACAGCACGAGCCGATGGACGGTCGATCACCCGAAACCTTCGATCTGATCGACGAGGTCGAGGGAGGACAGGTCGTCGTCTATACCGACGACGATCTCCGATCGTTCAGAGCCACACTCCCCGAGGACGTCACCACCTCGATGGAACTCGTGCACGGTTCATCGTCGACGATGGGGATCCAGAAGGCGGTCGGCAAGTACCTGATTCCCGTCGAGACGTACCGTACCCACCGTTCCCTCGTCGACCGACACGCGGACGAGGTGTTTCTCAAATACGGGAAACAGCACTGCGAGACGCCACTATCCTTCGAGATGGACGACTGGCTGGCGCTCGTTGGCTGGTTCGTCACTGAGGGGAGCGTTGACCACGCTGGGGGACGCATCACGATTCACCAGGAAGGCCGGACGGAGCGGGAGGCGATTCGAGACCTACTCGACCGGTTGGGTATCGATCACAACGTCGACGAGCGGGGAATCAACGTTTCGAACCGGTATCTTCTAGAGTGGTTCGCCGACAACTGCGGCGAGGGATACACCGACAAGCAGCTCCCCGAGTGGGTGTTCGACTTGGACGGCGAGCTCCTGTCGCGGCTCCTCGATACGATGATTCGAGGCGATGGGCGGTACACCGATTCCGGCCTGGCCAAATTCTGGACGAAGAGTGACGAACTCAAAGCCGGCATCGTCGATGTCGCGGTCCGATGTGGGCACAAGCCGACGGTCTCTAAGCAGGCGGACGGGACTTGGTACGTTTCCGCCGGCAAGCGCGGTTCGTTCAAGAAGGCGACGAACGCGACGGTCGAGGATCACGACGGCGACGTGTACTGCGTTACTGCGGCCGACAACCACGTGGTCTTGGCCGGTCGTAACGGGAACTACCAGTGGGTCGGCCAGTCGCTCTACCCGATGTGCATGGTGACGATCAACGCGTCGCCCGAGACGAAAGTCGACCCCGAGGACTACGACGACGACACCTACCACGCACCCAACGGGACCCACTTCCGGAAGGAACCGGACGGCGTCATCCGGGAGATGGTCGACGAGTTGCTCGAAGAGCGCGAACAGAAGAAAGCCGAGCGCAACGACCACGACCCCGACAGTCAGGCCTACGAGCAGTACGACCGGCAGCAACAAGCTGTCAAGGTCATTATGAACTGTTTCACGTCCGACACCGACGTGTTGACGCCCGACGGCGTCCGAAATATCCGGGATCTCGAGGTCGGTGACGAGGTGTACTCGCTCGACCCCGAGACGCTGCGGATGGAAGTCAAGCCCGTTACCGAGACGCACGCGTATCCGAACTACCGGGGCGACCTCGTCGACATCGAGACGAGCAAAATCGACTTCAGCGTCACGCCGAACCACCGGATGCTCGTCCGGAAGGACGATACGAACGGCGAGTCGTGGGAGGACTTCCGATTCGTCGAGGCCGGCGATCTGAACGAGTCGTCACACTACGAACTACCGCACGGTTGGGAGGGTCCGGACGGTGGGCGACTGGAGACGGTCGATCTAACCGAGTTGCTGGACGGCGACTACGAGGTGTGGGCGAACAACGACGTACACGGACACACCCTCGCCGCCGAAGTCGGCCACTACCCGGACAAGATGGAGAAACAGGGTTCCGATGGGACGGGTTACGTCTTCTCGGCGACCGAGTTCGAGGAGCACCGCGAGTATCTGAACGAGTGCTGTTCCGAGTTCTACGTTCACGCCGAACGGGGCCGGAAGTGGATTCCGCGCTTTTACGATGGCGACGACTTCCTCGAACTGCTCGCGTGGTACGTCACCGAAGGGTCGGTGTACACGTCCGAAGACAAGCAGTTCGGGGAGCAGTTCAGAGGTAGTGCCACGACGATCAAGCTTGCACAGGAGGCGGTTGCCGACGGCGGCGAGGGTGACGGCCACACCGCAATCGGCGAGTTGCTGGACCGACTCAGCTTCGACTACTACGTCGACGACCGGAGCTACCAGGTCACCTCACGATTGCTCGGCCGGTGGCTCGAAGATACGTGTGGCAAGAACAGCTTCGAGAAACGGATTCCCGAATTCGTCTTCGAGGCCAGCCGCGAGCAGAAGGAGCGATTCCTCGACACGCTCATCGCAGGCGACGGCGACCGGCAGGTGAACAGTTGGCGATACACCACGTCGAGCGAACGACTCCGAGACGACGTGTTGCGCCTCTGTGCGCACGTCGGGCTGACCGCCAGCTACAACCGCGACAGCGGATCGTGGCGCATCTACTGCACCGAGGACGCAAAGAACAGTTTCCGGATGCACCGGTCGGGAGGTCAGAGTACCGCCGACGATGGTGCGTACTGTGTCACCGTCGCGGACAACAATACGCTCCTCGCGGGCCGGAACGGTAGATTCCAGTTCGTCGGGCAATCGCTCTACGGCGTTCTGGGGTGGGACCGCTTCCGCCTCTACGACCGGGAGATGGGCGCGGCCGTCACCGCCACCGGACGGGACGTCATCGAACACACCCAGTCCGCGGCCAACGACGTGGGCTACGAGGTGGCCTACGGCGACACGGACAGCGTCATGTTGGAACTCGGGGAGGACGTGGAGTCCGAGGACGTCCCCGACGAGGTTCGGGAGGCCCACCCCGAGATGAGCGAGTCGGAACTCCGACAGGTCGCCGGCGCCATCGAGACGGGGTACGAACTCGAGGAGTCGATCAACGACTCCTACGACGAGTTCGCGCTGGAGGAACTCAACGCCCACGAACACCGCTTCCAGATCGAGTTCGAGAAGCTTTACAGACGCTTTTTCCAGGCAGGGAAGAAGAAACGCTACGCGGGCCACATCGTCTGGAAGGAGGGGAAACACGTCGACGACATCGACATCACGGGTTTCGAGTACAAGCGCTCGGACATCGCCCCGATCACCAAGGAGGTCCAGCGACGCGTCATCGAGATGATCGTCACGGGCGAGGACGTCGACGACGTCGAGGAGTACGTCCACGACGTCATCGAGGACTTCGAGGCCGGAAACGTCGACCTCGACGACGTGGGCATCCCGGGCGGCATCGGCAAGCGACTGACCGCCTACGACACCGACACCGCGCAGGTCCGGGGGGCGAAGTACGCCAACCACCTGCTCGGCACCAACTTCCAGCGCGGCAGCAAGCCCAAGCGACTGTACCTGAAGAAGGTCCACCCCGAGTTCTTCCGACGGCTGGAGGCCGATGAGGGGTTCGACCCGCAGACCGATCCGCTCTACGGCGAGTTCAAGCGTGATCCGGACGTGATCTGCTTCGAGTACGCCGATCAGATCCCGGACGCCTTCGAAGTCGACTGGGACAAGATGCTCGAAAAGACGCTCAAGGGGCCGATCGCCCGGGTCATCGAGGCGCTCGGCCTCTCGTGGGACGAGGTGAAAAGCGGCCAGCGACAGACCGGTCTCGGCCAGTTCTGA